A region of Sugiyamaella lignohabitans strain CBS 10342 chromosome A, complete sequence DNA encodes the following proteins:
- the MIS1 gene encoding trifunctional formate-tetrahydrofolate ligase (Mitochondrial C1-tetrahydrofolate synthase; involved in interconversion between different oxidation states of tetrahydrofolate (THF); provides activities of formyl-THF synthetase, methenyl-THF cyclohydrolase, and methylene-THF dehydrogenase; GO_component: GO:0005739 - mitochondrion [Evidence IEA,IEA]; GO_component: GO:0005739 - mitochondrion [Evidence IDA] [PMID 14576278]; GO_component: GO:0005739 - mitochondrion [Evidence IDA] [PMID 16823961]; GO_component: GO:0005739 - mitochondrion [Evidence IDA] [PMID 3528153]; GO_function: GO:0005524 - ATP binding [Evidence IEA,IEA]; GO_function: GO:0003824 - catalytic activity [Evidence IEA,IEA]; GO_function: GO:0004329 - formate-tetrahydrofolate ligase activity [Evidence IEA,IEA]; GO_function: GO:0004329 - formate-tetrahydrofolate ligase activity [Evidence IDA] [PMID 3528153]; GO_function: GO:0016787 - hydrolase activity [Evidence IEA]; GO_function: GO:0016874 - ligase activity [Evidence IEA]; GO_function: GO:0004477 - methenyltetrahydrofolate cyclohydrolase activity [Evidence IEA]; GO_function: GO:0004477 - methenyltetrahydrofolate cyclohydrolase activity [Evidence IDA] [PMID 3528153]; GO_function: GO:0004488 - methylenetetrahydrofolate dehydrogenase (NADP+) activity [Evidence IEA,IEA]; GO_function: GO:0004488 - methylenetetrahydrofolate dehydrogenase (NADP+) activity [Evidence IDA] [PMID 3528153]; GO_function: GO:0000166 - nucleotide binding [Evidence IEA]; GO_function: GO:0016491 - oxidoreductase activity [Evidence IEA]; GO_process: GO:0008652 - cellular amino acid biosynthetic process [Evidence IEA]; GO_process: GO:0046656 - folic acid biosynthetic process [Evidence IDA] [PMID 3528153]; GO_process: GO:0009396 - folic acid-containing compound biosynthetic process [Evidence IEA]; GO_process: GO:0000105 - histidine biosynthetic process [Evidence IEA]; GO_process: GO:0008152 - metabolic process [Evidence IEA]; GO_process: GO:0009086 - methionine biosynthetic process [Evidence IEA]; GO_process: GO:0006139 - nucleobase-containing compound metabolic process [Evidence IMP] [PMID 10781559]; GO_process: GO:0006730 - one-carbon metabolic process [Evidence IEA]; GO_process: GO:0055114 - oxidation-reduction process [Evidence IEA,IEA]; GO_process: GO:0006164 - purine nucleotide biosynthetic process [Evidence IEA]; GO_process: GO:0035999 - tetrahydrofolate interconversion [Evidence IEA]), translating into MKLKAAVEANITCELKSLPEDISEVELIQHVKALNDDPAVHGILVQLPLPKGINEAAVTESVIPEKDVDGFGTVNIGELAKRGGNPLFVPCTPKGILVLLKESKVEIAGKTVVVLGRSDIVGSPVSYLLKSEDATVTVVHSKTRNIPEIVKTADIVIAAIGQPEFVKGDWLKPGAVVIDVGTNYISDETKKSGQRLVGDVEFSTASEVASKITPVPGGVGPMTVAMLLENVYSSAKRFYELESKRGINPLPLKVLTPVPSDFAISRAQKPKHISQVASEIGILSGELEQYGAHKAKVQLSILDRLKHRQNGKYVLVTGITPTPLGEGKSTTTVGLVQALGAHLNKMAFANVRQPSMGPTFGIKGGAAGGGYSQVIPMDEFNMHLTGDIHAIGAATNLLAAAIDTRIFHENSQKDGPLYRRLVPAKKGVRKFSPVMFRRLKKLGIDKTNPDDLTKEEIAKFARLDIDPETITWRRVVDCNDRHLRGITIGQAPTEKGQTRETGFDITVASECMAILALSNSLEDMRERLGRMVVASSRSGEPVTCDDIGCGGALTALLKDAIKPNLMQTLEGTYWLL; encoded by the coding sequence ATGAAACTCAAAGCTGCTGTCGAGGCTAATATCACTTGTGAATTGAAGAGTCTTCCCGAGGATATTTCCGAGGTCGAGCTTATTCAACATGTCAAGGCTTTGAACGATGATCCTGCTGTTCATGGTATTCTTGTCCAATTGCCTTTGCCAAAGGGTATCAATGAGGCTGCTGTCACTGAATCGGTTATTCCTGAGAAGGATGTAGATGGTTTTGGTACTGTCAATATCGGAGAATTGGCCAAGAGAGGTGGAAACCCCCTTTTCGTTCCCTGTACTCCTAAAGGTATTCTGGTACTTTTGAAGGAATCTAAAGTCGAGATCGCTGGTAagactgttgttgttcttggccgttctgatattgttggAAGTCCCGTTTCATATTTGTTAAAGAGTGAAGATGCTACTGTTACAGTTGTTCACTCCAAGACTAGAAACATTCCTGAAATCGTCAAGACTGCCGATATTGTCATTGCTGCCATTGGCCAACCCGAGTTTGTCAAGGGAGACTGGTTGAAGCCAGGTGCTGTTGTCATTGATGTCGGAACTAATTACATTAGTGACGAGACCAAGAAATCTGGGCAACGACTTGTTGGTGATGTCGAGTTCTCGACTGCTTCAGAGGTTGCTTCTAAGATCACTCCTGTTCCAGGTGGAGTTGGTCCTATGACTGTTGCAATGCTTCTTGAGAATGTCTACTCTTCAGCCAAGAGATTCTACGAGTTAGAAAGCAAGCGAGGCATTAACCCCTTACCTTTGAAGGTTCTTACACCCGTTCCTTCTGATTTTGCCATTTCCCGTGCTCAAAAGCCCAAGCACATCAGTCAAGTTGCCAGTGAAATCGGTATCTTGTCTGGCGAATTAGAACAATACGGAGCTCACAAGGCCAAGGTTCAATTGAGCATTCTTGACCGTCTTAAGCACCGTCAAAACGGTAAATACGTTCTTGTTACCGGTATCACCCCTACACCATTGGGTGAAGGTAaatccaccaccactgtGGGTCTTGTCCAGGCACTTGGTGCTCACTTGAATAAGATGGCTTTCGCCAATGTTCGTCAGCCCTCTATGGGCCCCACTTTCGGTATCAagggtggtgctgccggTGGTGGTTACTCTCAAGTGATTCCCATGGACGAATTCAACATGCATTTAACCGGTGATATCCATGctattggtgctgccacCAACTtgttggctgctgctattgataCCCGTATCTTCCACGAAAACTCACAAAAGGACGGTCCTTTGTACCGCAGACTTGTGCCTGCTAAGAAGGGAGTCAGAAAGTTCTCGCCAGTCATGTTCCGCAGACTCAAGAAGCTTGGAATCGACAAGACGAACCCTGACGACCTcaccaaagaagaaatcgcCAAGTTTGCCAGACTCGACATTGACCCCGAAACCATCACCTGGAGACGTGTGGTCGACTGTAACGACCGTCACCTCCGTGGAATCACCATTGGCCAAGCCCCTACCGAGAAGGGCCAAACCCGTGAGACCGGTTTCGACATCACCGTTGCCAGTGAATGTATGGCCATTCTCGCCCTTTCCAACAGTCTTGAAGACATGAGAGAGCGTCTTGGCCGCATGGTCGTTGCTTCCAGCCGAAGCGGCGAGCCCGTCACCTGTGACGACATCGGCTGTGGAGGTGCCTTGACCGCTCTTTTGAAGGACGCTATCAAGCCCAACTTGATGCAAACTCTTGAAGGTACGTATTGGCTTTTGTGa
- the MIS1 gene encoding trifunctional formate-tetrahydrofolate ligase (Mitochondrial C1-tetrahydrofolate synthase; involved in interconversion between different oxidation states of tetrahydrofolate (THF); provides activities of formyl-THF synthetase, methenyl-THF cyclohydrolase, and methylene-THF dehydrogenase; GO_component: GO:0005739 - mitochondrion [Evidence IEA,IEA]; GO_component: GO:0005739 - mitochondrion [Evidence IDA] [PMID 14576278]; GO_component: GO:0005739 - mitochondrion [Evidence IDA] [PMID 16823961]; GO_component: GO:0005739 - mitochondrion [Evidence IDA] [PMID 3528153]; GO_function: GO:0005524 - ATP binding [Evidence IEA,IEA]; GO_function: GO:0003824 - catalytic activity [Evidence IEA,IEA]; GO_function: GO:0004329 - formate-tetrahydrofolate ligase activity [Evidence IEA,IEA]; GO_function: GO:0004329 - formate-tetrahydrofolate ligase activity [Evidence IDA] [PMID 3528153]; GO_function: GO:0016787 - hydrolase activity [Evidence IEA]; GO_function: GO:0016874 - ligase activity [Evidence IEA]; GO_function: GO:0004477 - methenyltetrahydrofolate cyclohydrolase activity [Evidence IEA]; GO_function: GO:0004477 - methenyltetrahydrofolate cyclohydrolase activity [Evidence IDA] [PMID 3528153]; GO_function: GO:0004488 - methylenetetrahydrofolate dehydrogenase (NADP+) activity [Evidence IEA,IEA]; GO_function: GO:0004488 - methylenetetrahydrofolate dehydrogenase (NADP+) activity [Evidence IDA] [PMID 3528153]; GO_function: GO:0000166 - nucleotide binding [Evidence IEA]; GO_function: GO:0016491 - oxidoreductase activity [Evidence IEA]; GO_process: GO:0008652 - cellular amino acid biosynthetic process [Evidence IEA]; GO_process: GO:0046656 - folic acid biosynthetic process [Evidence IDA] [PMID 3528153]; GO_process: GO:0009396 - folic acid-containing compound biosynthetic process [Evidence IEA]; GO_process: GO:0000105 - histidine biosynthetic process [Evidence IEA]; GO_process: GO:0008152 - metabolic process [Evidence IEA]; GO_process: GO:0009086 - methionine biosynthetic process [Evidence IEA]; GO_process: GO:0006139 - nucleobase-containing compound metabolic process [Evidence IMP] [PMID 10781559]; GO_process: GO:0006730 - one-carbon metabolic process [Evidence IEA]; GO_process: GO:0055114 - oxidation-reduction process [Evidence IEA,IEA]; GO_process: GO:0006164 - purine nucleotide biosynthetic process [Evidence IEA]; GO_process: GO:0035999 - tetrahydrofolate interconversion [Evidence IEA]): MGGERFFNIKCRSSGLVPDVVVIVATVRALKLHGGGPDVTPGVSLPDVYLQEDTELLRKGCANLAKHIENAKSYGLPVVVAINKFVSDTDAEHAVIREEAIKAGAEDAIVSNHWAEGGSGAVKLAEGVIKASQSSRDFKLLYSAEDNSVEDKLNIIARQMYGAEKIELSELAKSKVETYTRQGFGNLPICVAKTQYSLSHDPALKGRPSGFTVPIRDVRASVGAGYLYALAAEIMTIPGLPTHSGFMDVEVNEDGEIDGLF; encoded by the coding sequence ATGGGTGGTGAAcgtttcttcaacatcaagtGCCGATCTTCTGGTCTGGTGCCCGATGTTGTTGTCATTGTTGCTACTGTTCGTGCTCTTAAACTCCACGGAGGTGGTCCTGATGTCACTCCTGGCGTGTCTCTTCCTGATGTGTACCTTCAGGAGGACACCGAACTCCTTCGTAAGGGCTGTGCCAACCTTGCTAAGCACATTGAGAATGCCAAGTCATACGGCCTtcctgttgttgttgctatCAACAAGTTTGTTTCCGATACTGATGCTGAACATGCTGTTATCCGTGAGGAGGCCATCAAGGCAGGTGCTGAGGATGCTATTGTCAGTAACCACTGGGCCGAGggtggtagtggtgctGTCAAGCTTGCTGAAGGTGTTATCAAGGCTTCGCAATCGAGCCGTGACTTCAAGTTGCTTTACAGTGCTGAAGATAACTCGGTTGAGGACAAGCTTAACATCATTGCTCGTCAAATGTATGGAGCTGAGAAGATCGAGCTCAGCGAGTTGGCCAAGTCTAAGGTCGAGACTTACACTAGACAAGGATTTGGCAACTTGCCAATCTGTGTTGCCAAGACTCAATACTCGTTGTCCCATGACCCTGCTTTGAAGGGACGTCCTTCGGGATTCACCGTGCCCATTCGTGATGTCAGAGCTTCCGTTGGTGCTGGTTACCTTTATGCTTTGGCTGCCGAGATTATGACCATTCCTGGTTTGCCAACGCACAGTGGCTTTATGGACGTCGAAGTTAATGAAGACGGTGAAATTGATGGCCTCTTCTAA